Proteins encoded together in one Xenopus laevis strain J_2021 chromosome 6L, Xenopus_laevis_v10.1, whole genome shotgun sequence window:
- the ccdc12.L gene encoding uncharacterized protein LOC100037064 (The RefSeq protein has 1 substitution compared to this genomic sequence), whose product MEGNVGKLEVEALRRKERLKELRNKRQKDDSEPQSKLRAGEEEEQHRELKLRNYTPQDEVLKERQVPQAKPISVEEKVQEQLEAAKPEPIIEEVDLANLAPRKPDWDLKRDVAKKLEKLEKRTQRAIAELIRERLKGQEEELATAVASANQEDEDSD is encoded by the exons ATGGAGGGCAACGTGGGGAAGTTGGAAGTGGAAGCTTTGCGAAGGAAAGAGAGGCTGAAAGAGCTACGGAACAAAAGG CAAAAAGATGAAAGTGAACCTCAGAGTAAACTACGAGCAGGCGAAGAGGAAGAACAACACAG GGAGCTGAAGCTGAGAAATTACACCCCCCAGGATGAAGTTCTGAAGGAGCGGCAGGTGCCACAGGCCAAGCCAATCTCAG TGGAAGAGAAGGTACAGGAACAGCTGGAAGCAGCCAAACCAGAGCCAATCATTGAGGAAGTA GACTTGGCTAATCTTGCTCCCAGGAAACCCGACTG GGATCTAAAGAGAGATGTAGCCAAGAAGCTGGAAAAGCTGGAGAAAAGGACCCAGAGAGCCATTGCTGAGTTAATAC GGGAGCGGTTAAAAGGACAGGAGGAAGAATTGGCTACAGCAGTGGCATCAGCAAATCAAGAGGATGAAGATTCAGACTAA